One Halorientalis litorea DNA segment encodes these proteins:
- the glmU gene encoding bifunctional sugar-1-phosphate nucleotidylyltransferase/acetyltransferase, translating into MQAVILAAGEGTRMRPLTHALPKPMVPVADRPLVAHTADAAVAAGVDELVFVVGYEAAVVRDYFGDAYRGVPVSYAVQEEQLGTAHAVRAARDHIDGAFAVLNGDDLYDPDGLADLFSGGPAVGTYEVEDPRPYGVFDVVNGEVRGIVEKPSDPPSNRVNVGAYVFPAEAREWLDVPRSERGEHEITDVLERVVESTAVRAVPIDRWLGVGRPWELLEANEWKLGELDPAIHGDVDPDADLRGPVVVEEGARIEPGVVVEGPALVRSGADVGPNAYIRGATLLGEDVHVGHSVEVKNSVVMAGTNVPHLSYVGDSVLGRNVNLGAGTQVANLRHDDEAVKLTVKGERVSTGRRKFGVVAGDGAKTAINTSLDAGVTLSPGATTKPGESVTRDR; encoded by the coding sequence ATGCAGGCAGTGATTCTCGCGGCGGGCGAAGGGACGCGAATGCGGCCGCTGACCCACGCGCTCCCGAAGCCGATGGTGCCGGTAGCCGACCGTCCGCTCGTCGCCCACACCGCTGACGCCGCGGTAGCGGCGGGCGTCGACGAACTCGTGTTCGTCGTCGGGTACGAGGCGGCGGTGGTCCGGGACTACTTCGGGGACGCCTACCGCGGCGTGCCGGTGTCCTACGCCGTACAGGAGGAACAGTTGGGGACGGCCCACGCGGTTCGGGCGGCCCGAGACCACATCGACGGCGCGTTCGCGGTGCTGAACGGCGACGACCTGTACGACCCCGACGGGTTGGCCGACCTGTTCTCGGGTGGGCCGGCGGTAGGCACCTACGAAGTCGAGGACCCGCGGCCTTACGGCGTCTTCGACGTGGTCAACGGCGAGGTTCGGGGCATCGTGGAGAAGCCGTCGGACCCGCCATCGAATCGCGTCAACGTCGGTGCGTACGTCTTCCCGGCCGAGGCGCGGGAGTGGCTGGACGTTCCCCGGAGCGAACGGGGCGAACACGAGATAACGGACGTACTGGAGCGCGTCGTCGAGTCCACGGCGGTCAGGGCGGTGCCCATCGACCGATGGCTGGGCGTCGGACGGCCGTGGGAACTGCTGGAAGCCAACGAGTGGAAACTCGGCGAGTTGGACCCGGCGATTCACGGCGACGTGGACCCGGACGCAGACCTGCGGGGACCGGTCGTCGTCGAGGAAGGGGCACGCATCGAACCCGGCGTCGTCGTCGAGGGACCGGCACTCGTGCGGTCGGGTGCGGACGTAGGCCCCAACGCCTACATCCGGGGTGCGACGCTCCTCGGTGAGGACGTCCACGTCGGGCACAGCGTCGAAGTGAAAAACAGCGTCGTGATGGCCGGGACGAACGTGCCACACCTCTCGTACGTCGGAGACAGCGTACTCGGGCGGAACGTGAACCTCGGGGCCGGGACGCAGGTTGCGAACCTCCGCCACGACGACGAGGCGGTAAAACTCACGGTGAAAGGCGAACGCGTCTCGACTGGCCGACGGAAGTTCGGCGTCGTCGCGGGCGACGGCGCGAAGACGGCGATAAACACCAGCCTCGACGCGGGCGTCACGCTCTCGCCCGGCGCGACGACGAAACCCGGAGAATCAGTGACACGAGACCGGTAG
- a CDS encoding SDR family oxidoreductase, producing the protein MLDKPDLSGQTAFITGTTRGIGKAIALDLAEAGCNIVSTGKTVDDSDSDLEGTIHKTAEECAEKGVDTHAIQVNVRDAENVQAAAEEAIEEMGEVNIVINNASAIQIQNVEDMPANRFDLMNEVNVRGTYLTARAFLDHLRDTEEDAWILTNAPPVAMDRSPGKAAYSWSKMGMSFITLSLANELGGDDIGCNSFWPVTAIDTRATRYFGMGTEDDWRTPQIVADTVTEILKRDPAEFTGNAVYDEDILREAGVEDFSEYNLTEGDPGPTSAMMFDPDYERP; encoded by the coding sequence ATGCTCGACAAGCCAGACTTGAGTGGACAGACGGCGTTCATCACCGGAACCACGCGGGGAATCGGCAAGGCAATCGCACTCGACCTCGCCGAGGCCGGCTGTAACATCGTCTCGACGGGCAAGACGGTCGACGACTCGGACTCGGACCTCGAAGGGACGATTCACAAGACGGCCGAGGAGTGTGCCGAGAAGGGCGTCGACACCCACGCGATTCAGGTGAACGTCCGGGACGCGGAGAACGTCCAAGCCGCCGCGGAGGAGGCCATCGAGGAGATGGGCGAGGTAAACATCGTCATCAACAACGCCAGTGCCATCCAGATACAGAACGTCGAGGATATGCCTGCGAACCGCTTCGACCTGATGAACGAGGTGAACGTCCGAGGGACGTATCTCACCGCCCGAGCGTTCCTCGACCACCTCCGGGACACCGAGGAGGACGCCTGGATTCTGACGAACGCGCCGCCCGTCGCCATGGACCGCTCGCCGGGGAAGGCCGCCTACTCGTGGTCGAAGATGGGGATGTCGTTCATCACGCTCTCGCTGGCCAACGAACTCGGCGGCGACGACATCGGCTGTAACTCCTTCTGGCCGGTGACCGCCATCGACACGCGTGCGACGCGGTACTTCGGGATGGGGACTGAAGACGACTGGCGGACGCCTCAGATCGTCGCCGACACCGTGACCGAGATACTCAAGCGCGACCCGGCGGAGTTCACCGGCAACGCGGTGTACGACGAGGACATCCTGAGGGAGGCTGGCGTCGAAGACTTCTCGGAGTACAATCTGACCGAGGGCGACCCCGGACCGACGTCGGCGATGATGTTCGACCCCGACTACGAACGTCCCTGA
- a CDS encoding DUF7576 family protein encodes MVDPTSDVGEDVSPEDAPTCATCGEQILNERTHRVITWIEDDAVQSAHFCDERCRMNWDGDS; translated from the coding sequence ATGGTCGACCCAACTTCGGATGTCGGGGAAGATGTATCACCGGAGGATGCCCCGACGTGTGCAACCTGTGGTGAACAAATCTTAAACGAGCGAACCCATCGCGTAATCACGTGGATAGAGGACGATGCCGTGCAGTCGGCGCACTTCTGTGACGAAAGGTGCCGAATGAACTGGGACGGCGACTCGTAA
- a CDS encoding CBS domain-containing protein — protein sequence MTDETPVSEVMSSPVETVDPETTIEEVARIFAEEGVGSLVIGDDPITGIITEYDVVKSIGEGKDPETTTVGELMSEPVVTIRPQDTVENAGDRMGNNGVKKLPVTESGVPVGIVTTTDLAHFLPHHRLEMASQPETDVPDGEFE from the coding sequence ATGACAGACGAGACGCCAGTCAGTGAGGTCATGAGTTCTCCCGTCGAGACGGTGGACCCCGAGACGACCATCGAAGAAGTCGCTCGGATATTCGCCGAGGAAGGGGTCGGCTCGCTCGTCATCGGCGACGACCCGATTACGGGCATCATCACCGAGTACGACGTGGTCAAAAGCATCGGCGAGGGGAAAGACCCGGAGACGACCACCGTGGGCGAACTGATGTCGGAACCAGTCGTGACCATCCGTCCCCAAGACACCGTGGAGAACGCGGGCGACCGGATGGGGAACAACGGCGTGAAGAAACTCCCCGTGACGGAGTCCGGTGTCCCCGTCGGCATCGTCACCACGACGGACCTCGCACACTTCCTCCCGCACCACCGACTCGAGATGGCGAGTCAACCCGAGACGGACGTTCCGGACGGCGAGTTCGAGTGA
- the nirK gene encoding copper-containing nitrite reductase: MLESTRRRMLEALGIGSAAALAGCNANDAPQASDTATAGTESSMAQSTDTDRVAADPTNLPDPVDWNSPQTHEVTLTVEEVTAEIEPGVTFDYMTFDGQIPGPMVRVRQGDTVELTMENPPENAMPHNVDFHAIYATGGGAVATTAAPGSENKMRFQARYPGAYIYHCAVPNLDYHISAGMFGMILVEPEDGLPEVDRELYFGQHELYTNKGVGEEGHHGFDMDAMANEQPTYVLLNGEKYAWAAAGRGPVEVQQDETVRVFLVDGGPNYSSNFHPIGNVWSRAYRDGGLPEDQDPEEYADKNIQTMKVPPGSCMIGEMETPVPERIKLVDHALSRVARRGLMAEVDVLGEEDDDIYDPDFDGSENDGPRYG; this comes from the coding sequence ATGCTAGAATCCACCCGGCGGCGGATGTTAGAAGCGCTCGGCATCGGCAGTGCGGCGGCGTTGGCAGGCTGTAACGCCAACGACGCACCGCAGGCGAGCGATACCGCGACGGCAGGCACAGAGAGTTCGATGGCCCAGTCGACCGATACGGACCGGGTGGCCGCGGACCCGACAAACCTCCCGGACCCCGTGGACTGGAACTCCCCGCAGACCCACGAAGTGACGCTCACCGTCGAGGAGGTGACGGCCGAAATCGAACCCGGCGTGACGTTCGACTACATGACCTTCGACGGCCAGATTCCCGGGCCGATGGTTCGCGTCCGGCAGGGTGACACCGTCGAACTCACGATGGAGAACCCACCGGAGAACGCCATGCCGCACAACGTGGACTTCCACGCCATTTACGCCACCGGTGGCGGGGCAGTGGCGACGACGGCCGCCCCGGGCTCCGAGAACAAGATGCGGTTCCAGGCCCGCTACCCCGGAGCTTACATCTACCACTGTGCCGTCCCGAACCTCGACTACCACATCAGTGCCGGGATGTTCGGGATGATACTGGTCGAACCGGAGGACGGTCTCCCCGAAGTCGACCGCGAACTCTACTTCGGCCAGCACGAACTGTACACGAACAAGGGCGTCGGCGAGGAGGGCCACCACGGGTTCGACATGGACGCGATGGCGAACGAACAGCCGACCTACGTCCTGCTCAACGGCGAGAAGTACGCGTGGGCGGCCGCAGGCCGTGGGCCGGTGGAGGTGCAACAGGACGAGACCGTTCGGGTCTTCCTCGTCGACGGCGGCCCGAACTACTCCAGTAACTTCCACCCCATCGGGAACGTCTGGAGTCGGGCGTACCGCGACGGCGGACTTCCCGAGGACCAAGACCCCGAAGAGTACGCCGACAAGAACATCCAGACGATGAAGGTGCCGCCGGGGAGTTGTATGATCGGCGAGATGGAGACGCCAGTCCCGGAGCGTATCAAACTGGTCGACCACGCGCTCAGCCGCGTCGCGCGGCGGGGACTGATGGCCGAAGTCGACGTGCTCGGCGAGGAAGACGATGACATCTACGACCCCGACTTCGACGGCTCCGAGAACGACGGTCCGCGGTACGGGTAG
- a CDS encoding MoaD/ThiS family protein, giving the protein METATTTPDAETVQTTVTVNCTGHVRRAVGEPRLDFTFEGNTLRAFLDAFFAAYDVADMIIAETETEATTAGWAPEDTSILGTWRKNPEGEQTRAYARVCVNGRFNEHLDGLDTHLDDGDRVALIYPFMFCL; this is encoded by the coding sequence ATGGAAACCGCCACCACGACGCCCGACGCGGAGACGGTCCAGACCACCGTGACGGTGAACTGTACTGGACACGTGCGGCGGGCCGTCGGCGAGCCACGACTCGACTTTACCTTCGAGGGTAACACACTCCGTGCGTTCCTCGACGCCTTCTTCGCGGCGTACGACGTGGCCGACATGATTATCGCGGAGACGGAGACGGAGGCGACGACGGCCGGTTGGGCACCCGAAGACACGAGTATCCTAGGGACGTGGCGGAAGAACCCCGAAGGCGAGCAGACACGGGCGTACGCACGGGTCTGCGTCAACGGCCGGTTCAACGAACACCTCGACGGACTGGACACGCACCTCGACGACGGTGACAGGGTTGCACTCATCTACCCCTTCATGTTCTGCCTGTAG
- a CDS encoding CGCGG family putative rSAM-modified RiPP protein produces the protein MSVSHDDVEPITETVHENSWSANLEEPHHGEDRSLVLAQAKSAIEHTASGYHVNLVTHGGHGHPETYLYDELDELAASVEYEYVEQCGCGGHVTRVHVE, from the coding sequence ATGAGTGTCTCACACGACGATGTCGAACCCATCACGGAGACCGTACACGAGAACTCGTGGTCCGCGAACCTCGAAGAGCCACACCACGGGGAGGACCGGTCGTTGGTCCTCGCACAGGCGAAGTCGGCCATCGAACACACCGCGTCGGGGTACCACGTGAACCTCGTCACCCACGGCGGCCACGGCCACCCGGAGACGTACCTGTACGACGAACTCGACGAACTGGCCGCGAGCGTCGAGTACGAGTACGTCGAGCAGTGTGGCTGTGGCGGCCACGTGACGCGCGTCCACGTCGAGTGA
- a CDS encoding radical SAM protein: MPPTVDTDDRPLVLIWEVTQACDLACEHCRADAEPARHPDELTTAEGIELLDTAREFGENQLVVLSGGDPCKRPDLTELVAHGDDIGLSMSLTPSGTTSLTRDVVADLDAAGLRRMALSIDGGDAAAHDAFRGVEGSFAETRRAAAHAREAGLPLQVNTTVCAQTVEQLPAIRDVVRDLGAVLWSVFFLVPVGRGRLLDPIDPERADDVMRWLADVADDEPFGVKTTEAPHYRRVKLQERDADDGLRRRGGVVAGDGFAFVSHTGDVYPSGFLPQSAGNVREDDITDIYRSADLFARLRDREQLRGKCGACEFRGVCGGSRSRAYAHTGDPLAADPLCPYEPDGYGASSD, from the coding sequence ATGCCACCGACAGTCGACACGGACGACAGACCGCTCGTACTCATCTGGGAGGTTACGCAAGCGTGTGACCTCGCCTGCGAACACTGCCGGGCCGACGCGGAACCGGCCCGGCACCCCGACGAGTTGACGACTGCAGAGGGGATAGAACTGCTGGACACCGCCCGCGAGTTCGGCGAGAACCAGTTGGTCGTCCTCTCCGGCGGCGACCCCTGCAAGCGACCGGACCTGACCGAACTGGTCGCACACGGTGACGACATCGGGTTGAGCATGTCGCTGACGCCCAGCGGAACCACGTCGCTGACCCGGGACGTGGTGGCGGACCTCGACGCGGCGGGCCTGCGGCGGATGGCTCTGAGCATCGACGGCGGCGACGCGGCGGCCCACGACGCCTTCCGTGGCGTCGAGGGGAGTTTCGCCGAGACGCGCCGGGCCGCCGCACACGCCCGCGAGGCGGGCCTGCCGCTCCAAGTGAACACGACAGTCTGTGCACAGACCGTCGAGCAACTGCCGGCCATCCGGGACGTGGTCCGTGACCTCGGGGCCGTCCTCTGGAGCGTGTTCTTCCTCGTCCCGGTGGGGCGGGGTCGTCTACTCGACCCTATCGACCCGGAACGGGCCGACGACGTGATGCGGTGGCTCGCGGACGTGGCCGACGACGAACCGTTCGGGGTCAAGACCACCGAAGCCCCACACTACCGGCGGGTGAAACTGCAGGAGCGGGACGCCGACGACGGCCTCAGGCGGCGCGGGGGCGTCGTCGCGGGCGACGGCTTCGCGTTCGTCAGCCACACCGGGGACGTGTACCCGTCGGGGTTCCTGCCGCAGTCGGCGGGCAACGTCCGCGAGGACGACATCACGGACATCTACCGGAGTGCCGACCTGTTCGCGCGGTTGCGTGACCGCGAACAACTTCGTGGGAAGTGCGGTGCCTGTGAGTTCCGTGGCGTCTGCGGTGGGAGTCGGTCGCGGGCGTACGCGCACACCGGCGACCCGCTGGCGGCCGACCCGCTCTGTCCCTACGAACCGGACGGCTACGGTGCGAGCAGTGACTGA
- a CDS encoding helix-turn-helix domain-containing protein, translating into MPRAKLRVRLPRQMWVGAISTEYPDVEFRVLAALPTDDTGVGLVELTGPNLDAVVEAMGDTDAVLTLDILGESADRVLVQFETSEPLLLFSVRESGVPLEPPVDIQDGRATVEVTASQDRLSQFGTQLEQFGMSFDVEYVQPSAESADDLLTDSQRDLVVAAVEQGYYDTPRTCSLTELADHVEMAKSTVSETLHRAEEAIIKEFVAEFRAELVED; encoded by the coding sequence ATGCCACGCGCGAAACTGAGAGTCAGGCTACCGCGGCAGATGTGGGTCGGGGCCATCTCGACGGAGTACCCCGACGTGGAGTTCCGGGTACTGGCGGCCCTCCCGACGGATGACACCGGGGTCGGACTGGTCGAACTCACCGGGCCGAACCTCGACGCCGTCGTCGAGGCGATGGGCGACACCGACGCAGTCCTCACACTGGACATCTTGGGTGAGTCGGCCGACCGGGTCCTCGTTCAGTTCGAGACGAGCGAACCGCTCCTGTTGTTCTCGGTGCGCGAGTCCGGCGTGCCGCTAGAACCCCCGGTAGACATACAGGACGGCCGTGCGACGGTGGAGGTGACCGCCTCGCAGGACCGCCTCTCGCAGTTCGGGACACAACTCGAACAGTTCGGGATGTCGTTCGACGTGGAGTACGTCCAGCCGTCGGCCGAATCGGCCGACGACCTGTTGACCGACAGCCAGCGTGACTTGGTCGTCGCCGCAGTCGAGCAGGGGTACTACGACACGCCGCGGACGTGTTCGCTGACGGAACTCGCCGACCACGTCGAGATGGCGAAATCGACCGTCAGCGAGACGCTCCACCGGGCCGAGGAGGCGATAATCAAGGAGTTCGTCGCCGAGTTCCGGGCCGAACTCGTCGAGGATTGA
- a CDS encoding DUF2249 domain-containing protein — MPERAHDWQRALESTDVPADAPREQLDVRDLGPPKPLTDTLERLTELDAGTVLVQFNDRAPQHLYPKLDDRGYTYTTVETDDAVVTAIWPAE; from the coding sequence ATGCCGGAACGAGCACACGACTGGCAGCGAGCACTCGAATCGACCGACGTCCCGGCGGACGCGCCACGGGAACAGCTCGACGTACGCGACCTCGGGCCGCCCAAGCCCCTGACCGACACGCTCGAACGCCTGACCGAACTCGACGCCGGGACGGTCCTCGTCCAGTTCAACGACCGTGCCCCACAGCACCTCTATCCGAAACTCGACGACCGGGGCTACACCTACACGACGGTCGAGACGGACGACGCCGTCGTGACCGCCATCTGGCCTGCCGAGTAA
- a CDS encoding cupin domain-containing protein, which translates to MVDRASLPALSDGTHARPFPDGEPDVVRLALDAGESIPSHTHPERRIVFHLLSSTLALTVDDETHHLDAGDIVRFDGRSAVSPDAIEDSEALLVLAERS; encoded by the coding sequence ATGGTGGACCGCGCCTCCCTGCCGGCCCTCTCCGACGGAACCCACGCTCGGCCGTTCCCGGACGGCGAACCCGATGTCGTTCGCCTCGCACTCGACGCCGGTGAGTCCATCCCATCACACACTCATCCGGAGCGTCGCATCGTCTTTCACCTGTTGTCGAGCACGCTCGCGCTGACCGTCGACGACGAGACGCACCACCTCGACGCCGGTGACATCGTTCGGTTCGACGGCCGCTCGGCCGTCTCGCCGGACGCAATCGAGGACAGCGAGGCGTTGCTCGTCCTCGCCGAGCGGAGCTAG
- a CDS encoding DUF2249 domain-containing protein, which produces MPEIDVRDVPPKDRHPKIMDTFTEMDSGETLRLVNDHDPKPLYYEMDAEVDAFDAENYEVRREGVEKFVAEFPKK; this is translated from the coding sequence ATGCCCGAAATCGACGTTCGTGACGTGCCGCCCAAGGACCGTCACCCGAAAATCATGGACACGTTCACGGAGATGGACAGCGGCGAGACGCTGCGGTTGGTCAACGACCACGACCCGAAACCGCTGTACTACGAGATGGACGCCGAAGTCGACGCCTTCGACGCCGAGAACTACGAGGTCCGCCGCGAGGGCGTCGAGAAGTTCGTCGCGGAGTTCCCCAAGAAGTGA
- a CDS encoding DUF7839 domain-containing protein yields the protein MAGNAGESEDANVLRSKRDATRYQILVEIAERQPAVSQQEVATAIGVTSQAVSDYLQDLIKQGFVEKHGRGRYEVTKEGVDWLISQTDSLREFVQHVNETVIGQVEVETALATGSISEGDAVSLSMRDGVLRATPGAAGSVAAVAVTDADEGQDVGVTDFEGVLDYDLGAVTVVSLPRVDDGGSSVIDSDTVAEFAADHDLLATAGVEALAAAHAADLDPDVRFATAQAVEEAATRGLDVLLLAVTSRLSAHTDRLREQNVGYEMVDAAEH from the coding sequence ATGGCAGGGAACGCGGGCGAGTCCGAGGACGCGAACGTCCTGCGGAGCAAACGCGACGCCACGCGCTACCAGATTCTCGTGGAGATAGCCGAGCGGCAACCGGCGGTCAGCCAACAGGAGGTTGCCACGGCAATCGGCGTCACCTCACAGGCCGTCAGCGACTACCTCCAGGACCTCATCAAGCAGGGCTTCGTCGAGAAGCACGGGCGAGGCCGGTACGAGGTGACCAAGGAGGGCGTCGATTGGCTCATCTCACAGACCGACTCCCTCCGGGAGTTCGTTCAGCACGTCAACGAGACGGTCATCGGGCAGGTGGAGGTGGAAACGGCACTCGCGACCGGGTCGATTTCCGAAGGGGACGCCGTCTCGCTCTCGATGCGTGACGGGGTTCTCCGGGCGACGCCGGGCGCGGCCGGGTCCGTGGCCGCCGTGGCAGTCACCGACGCCGACGAGGGCCAGGACGTGGGCGTGACCGACTTCGAGGGCGTCCTCGACTACGACCTCGGGGCCGTGACCGTCGTCTCGCTCCCTCGCGTCGACGACGGCGGGAGTAGCGTCATCGACTCCGACACCGTCGCCGAGTTCGCCGCCGACCACGACTTGCTCGCCACCGCCGGCGTCGAGGCACTCGCCGCCGCCCACGCCGCGGACCTCGACCCGGACGTTCGCTTCGCGACGGCACAGGCCGTCGAGGAGGCCGCGACGCGCGGTCTCGACGTTCTCCTGCTCGCCGTCACGAGTCGTCTGTCGGCCCACACTGACCGCCTCCGCGAGCAGAACGTCGGCTACGAGATGGTCGACGCCGCCGAGCACTGA
- the cbiT gene encoding precorrin-6Y C5,15-methyltransferase (decarboxylating) subunit CbiT, whose translation MSRVMLPHDAKAGPTKPEVRAVLLSKLDLRASDHFAEVGSCTGAVTIEAARRAGRVTALERKADRLDTTRKNLAENDTEAEVDLRAAEAPDGLPSDADALFLGGSRNYEAVLDFAVEAGVDRVVMNVSRLEVAGAATEAFRDRDLLEEVVQFQVSHGYELAGATSFDSENPVYMLVGGAGDDVAADGGRPARGGRR comes from the coding sequence ATGTCCCGTGTAATGCTCCCGCACGACGCGAAGGCGGGGCCGACCAAGCCGGAAGTGCGTGCCGTCCTGCTCTCGAAACTCGATTTGCGGGCGTCGGACCACTTCGCGGAGGTCGGTTCCTGCACCGGTGCCGTCACCATCGAGGCGGCGCGACGGGCCGGCCGTGTCACCGCGCTCGAACGGAAGGCGGACAGACTCGACACGACACGCAAGAACCTCGCCGAGAACGACACCGAGGCCGAGGTGGACCTCCGTGCGGCGGAGGCCCCGGACGGGCTACCGAGCGACGCAGACGCGCTCTTCCTCGGTGGCAGTCGCAACTACGAGGCCGTCCTCGATTTCGCCGTCGAGGCCGGCGTCGACCGTGTCGTCATGAACGTCTCGCGGCTAGAGGTCGCCGGCGCGGCCACCGAGGCGTTCCGTGACCGTGACCTGCTGGAGGAAGTCGTCCAGTTCCAAGTCAGCCACGGCTACGAACTCGCCGGGGCGACGAGTTTCGACTCGGAGAACCCGGTCTACATGCTCGTGGGCGGGGCCGGTGACGACGTGGCCGCCGACGGCGGCCGCCCGGCCCGTGGAGGGAGGCGATGA
- a CDS encoding cobalt-factor II C(20)-methyltransferase produces the protein MTLYGVGLGPGQGDLVTVRGKRVLEAADVVYSPGRLSRSVATEHVPEERIGDLDFPMTRDEEELRRAWKEAAAEIAPQARDGEAAFVTLGDPNVYSTFGHLRRTLDAFHPEVDLEIVPGVSAVTAFATALGVEIPAGSGLSLREGARGASPTGPDRMVLFKVTDAPATHEGLVEAGYEVTYGRRLFMEQGETAVTDDPTDLAERDYYTLAYAERPGLDDELATAAFETDESTTRAERAEGAACGDDHPEVRSDD, from the coding sequence ATGACGCTCTACGGCGTCGGCCTCGGTCCCGGACAGGGCGACCTCGTGACCGTCCGTGGGAAGCGAGTCCTCGAAGCCGCCGACGTGGTGTACTCGCCGGGGCGTCTCTCGCGGTCGGTCGCCACTGAACACGTCCCCGAGGAACGCATCGGCGACCTCGATTTCCCGATGACCCGCGACGAGGAAGAACTCCGGCGAGCGTGGAAGGAGGCGGCCGCGGAGATCGCCCCGCAGGCACGCGACGGCGAGGCCGCCTTCGTGACGCTGGGCGACCCGAACGTCTACTCGACGTTCGGACACCTCCGGCGGACGCTCGACGCGTTCCACCCCGAGGTGGACCTCGAAATCGTCCCCGGCGTGAGCGCGGTCACCGCCTTCGCCACGGCACTCGGCGTCGAAATCCCCGCCGGGTCGGGGCTGTCACTTCGGGAAGGCGCGCGCGGTGCCTCCCCGACCGGCCCCGACCGGATGGTGCTGTTCAAAGTCACCGACGCCCCGGCCACTCACGAGGGGTTGGTCGAGGCGGGCTACGAGGTGACCTACGGCCGTCGCCTGTTCATGGAACAGGGCGAGACGGCCGTGACTGACGACCCGACCGACCTCGCCGAGCGCGATTACTACACGCTCGCCTACGCCGAGCGGCCCGGACTGGACGACGAGCTAGCGACGGCGGCGTTCGAGACGGACGAGTCGACGACGAGGGCCGAGCGCGCCGAAGGGGCCGCCTGTGGCGACGACCACCCGGAGGTGCGCTCGGATGACTGA
- a CDS encoding cobalt-precorrin-4/precorrin-4 C(11)-methyltransferase, giving the protein MTDPQDDTGRDDGDSSGATTPQAAIDAEGEARTRERDARVYEHTAGDEQDGIPFIGAGPGDPKLLTVAGRELVEAADLVVHAGSLVNSELLDAYCADAETVSSIGKDLEELVPLMRDAHERGENVVRLHSGDPAIYGAALEQMDALEHEGVPTYFVPGVTAAFAASATLRTQLTLNEVSNHVAFTRPQGKTLSDEDDHISEFVGMGDVTTCIYLGTHAVAETMDRLLAEGHDPETPVAVVYHASWPDEEVIEGTIATIGERVERAGYRASALVLIGDAVTGAGYERSYLYDGWASRGSDDGADAETEADD; this is encoded by the coding sequence ATGACTGACCCGCAAGACGATACCGGAAGGGACGACGGCGACTCCTCGGGCGCGACGACCCCGCAAGCGGCAATCGACGCCGAGGGCGAAGCGCGCACGAGAGAGCGCGACGCTCGCGTGTACGAACACACGGCCGGGGACGAACAGGACGGGATTCCGTTCATCGGGGCCGGGCCGGGCGACCCGAAACTGCTGACCGTCGCCGGACGGGAACTCGTCGAAGCGGCCGACCTCGTGGTCCACGCCGGGTCGCTGGTCAACAGCGAACTGCTGGACGCCTACTGCGCCGACGCCGAGACGGTGTCGTCCATCGGCAAGGACCTCGAAGAACTGGTACCGCTGATGCGTGACGCCCACGAACGCGGCGAGAACGTCGTGCGCTTGCACAGCGGCGACCCGGCCATCTACGGGGCGGCACTCGAACAGATGGACGCGCTGGAACACGAGGGCGTCCCGACGTACTTCGTCCCCGGCGTGACGGCGGCGTTCGCCGCCAGCGCGACGCTCCGCACGCAACTCACACTCAACGAGGTGTCGAATCACGTCGCGTTCACCCGACCACAGGGGAAGACGCTCTCCGACGAGGACGACCACATCTCCGAGTTCGTCGGGATGGGCGACGTGACTACCTGTATCTACCTCGGGACCCACGCCGTCGCGGAGACGATGGACCGCTTGCTGGCCGAGGGACACGACCCCGAGACACCGGTCGCAGTGGTCTACCACGCCTCCTGGCCCGACGAGGAGGTCATCGAAGGCACTATCGCCACCATCGGCGAGCGAGTCGAGCGCGCCGGATACCGGGCCTCCGCACTGGTCCTCATCGGCGACGCCGTGACGGGCGCGGGCTACGAGCGGTCGTATCTCTACGACGGCTGGGCATCGCGCGGGAGCGACGACGGCGCGGACGCGGAAACGGAGGCAGACGACTGA